CCCTCTCTTGGTGATTTCAACATCGAACACGAGTCGACCGACCAGATGACCTTCGGCGGCGTGAAATGGCCGATCACCTGGCATTCCCATCACGGATGGGACGACAACTGGCAGTTCTACCGCCACAGCACCGGTCACAACGCATACGGCGGAGCGTTTCCCGAGGTGCAGCCCAACGAGTGCGGCGATCCGGTTCCCGTTCCCACCACGGTCGCGCAGGCGAGATTCCCGTCGCAGGTGACGGTCGAAGAAATGGCCGACGGCGTGTACCTCATCGGAGGTGGACCAGCGAACAGCTACGTCGTGGAGTTCAAGGATTTCGTCGCCGTCTTCGAAGCGCAGGCGATGAATCACGCAGTCTCGCGGTGATCGAGGAGATCGTGAAGCTCGCGCCGGGGAAGCCGATCCGCTGGCTGATCAGCTCCCACCCGCACTTCGATCACATTGGCGGTCTACGCACGTACCTGCACATCGGTGCAACGATCGTGGCACACATGAAGAACATCGCGTTTCTCAACAACGACGTGCTGAGCTACGAACCGAGGACGATGAAGCCCGACATCGTGGCGCGATGGCCGCCGACCGAGCTCTCGGAAGGCTACAACTACGAGGCCGTCCAGGAAAGCTACGTGATTTCCGACAATGCGCGGATTCTGCGCGTCTACTACGTGCAGCCGTTGGAGCACGTCGAGGGCATGCTGATGGCCTACCTTCCCACCGAGCGCATCGCCTTCCAGGCCGATCTGTTCGATAGCCACGAACCTCCCAGGGCGGCACAATTGCCGGCCATGCGCACGCTCTACAACCAGGTCGAGCGCATGCAGCTGGACGTCGCGACGCTCGCGCCCGTGCATGGCAGGCCCGTTCCCTGGCGCACGTTCGTCACCGCGCTGCGGTCACTGGACCGCGGAAACTGACGGCGCGTCTCCCCGGGGTTTGATGCGATGTGGTGTGGACATACCTTACCTCTATGGCTGCCACCGTCATTCACACGACGTATTCGTCGGCTTGCCATCGAGGACGTCTACGATCCCCTCGGTCCCAGTTCGTCCGATGCCCATCCATACACAAGAAGGCCCAAGAACGTCAGGTGAG
This Luteitalea sp. DNA region includes the following protein-coding sequences:
- a CDS encoding MBL fold metallo-hydrolase, whose protein sequence is MADHLAFPSRMGRQLAVLPPQHRSQRIRRSVSRGAAQRVRRSGSRSHHGRAGEIPVAGDGRRNGRRRVPHRRWTSEQLRRGVQGFRRRLRSAGDESRSLAVIEEIVKLAPGKPIRWLISSHPHFDHIGGLRTYLHIGATIVAHMKNIAFLNNDVLSYEPRTMKPDIVARWPPTELSEGYNYEAVQESYVISDNARILRVYYVQPLEHVEGMLMAYLPTERIAFQADLFDSHEPPRAAQLPAMRTLYNQVERMQLDVATLAPVHGRPVPWRTFVTALRSLDRGN